From a region of the Burkholderia lata genome:
- a CDS encoding acyl-CoA dehydrogenase family protein has product MDLALTDEQAMIRDAAADVLAERSASADVRRALEQSAGRDDALWAALSGELGWNALALPEAAGGLGLGAVEQAVLMEQLGRRVACVPYFSTACLAATALAGCADTPLASGWLAKIVEGACSATLALPFDLPAGARQLPVVAEEAAGGYALSGTIDQVIDGARADLLLVPARIANEGQAIGLFAIDVATASGLKVTPLDTLDATRPIARVVLDEARVSRDALLACGTAATQLLERTAWFAALALAAEQLGGAQQCLDLTLDYTSQRVQFGRAIASFQAVKHRCAQMMVLIEAARSAVLGAAHAWDAESGSVLPSDALRADIAAAKSAANDAYAFCAQEAIQLHGGVGFTWEYDPHLYFKRAQASGAQFGSTPQLLEWIASHAIDGGASPRDEAFASPAAVASRPSAARAGALQ; this is encoded by the coding sequence ATGGATCTGGCGCTCACCGACGAACAGGCGATGATCCGCGATGCGGCAGCCGACGTGCTCGCCGAACGCAGCGCGTCCGCCGACGTGCGCCGCGCGCTCGAGCAGTCGGCCGGCCGCGACGATGCGCTGTGGGCCGCGCTGTCCGGCGAGCTCGGCTGGAACGCGCTCGCGCTGCCGGAAGCGGCAGGCGGATTGGGGCTCGGTGCGGTCGAGCAGGCGGTGCTGATGGAACAGCTCGGCCGGCGCGTCGCGTGCGTGCCGTATTTCTCGACGGCGTGCCTTGCGGCGACTGCGCTTGCAGGCTGCGCTGATACGCCGCTGGCAAGCGGCTGGCTCGCGAAGATCGTGGAAGGCGCGTGCAGTGCGACGCTGGCGCTGCCGTTCGACCTGCCGGCCGGTGCGCGGCAACTGCCGGTCGTCGCGGAAGAAGCCGCGGGCGGCTACGCGCTCTCCGGCACGATCGACCAGGTGATCGACGGCGCGCGCGCCGACCTGCTGCTGGTGCCCGCGCGGATCGCGAACGAAGGGCAGGCGATCGGGCTGTTCGCGATCGACGTCGCTACGGCGTCCGGGCTCAAGGTCACGCCGCTCGACACGCTCGACGCAACACGGCCGATCGCGCGCGTGGTGCTCGACGAAGCCCGCGTGAGCCGCGACGCGCTGCTCGCGTGCGGCACGGCCGCAACGCAGTTGCTGGAACGCACCGCCTGGTTCGCAGCACTCGCGCTGGCTGCCGAACAACTCGGCGGCGCCCAGCAATGCCTCGACCTGACGCTCGACTACACGAGCCAGCGCGTGCAGTTCGGCCGTGCGATCGCATCGTTCCAGGCCGTCAAGCACCGCTGCGCGCAGATGATGGTGCTGATCGAAGCGGCGCGCTCGGCCGTGCTCGGGGCCGCACACGCGTGGGATGCGGAATCCGGCAGCGTGCTGCCAAGCGATGCATTGCGCGCCGACATCGCCGCCGCGAAATCCGCCGCGAACGACGCGTATGCGTTCTGCGCACAGGAAGCGATCCAGCTGCACGGCGGCGTCGGCTTTACGTGGGAATACGACCCGCATCTCTATTTCAAGCGCGCGCAGGCGTCGGGCGCGCAGTTCGGCAGCACGCCGCAACTGCTTGAATGGATCGCGTCCCATGCGATCGACGGCGGCGCATCGCCTCGCGACGAAGCGTTCGCGTCACCCGCCGCGGTGGCATCTCGTCCGTCGGCCGCACGCGCAGGAGCCCTCCAATGA